The sequence below is a genomic window from Haematobia irritans isolate KBUSLIRL chromosome 3, ASM5000362v1, whole genome shotgun sequence.
AATCCTCTTAGATCTCAAACTTAAAATAAATGGAGACAAATCGGCGGTAATGTACGTAGCAAAAGGAGCGAGGAAAACTCCACTAATATCTCTTACAGGAAAATTAATAAAGCCAACGCTTTCTATCAAATTTCTGGGAAGAAAGATTACAAATAGCCTCTCGCTAAAGGAACACTACCTCCACAACAAAGATCTCAATATCTCGCAGCAAAGGAGATATTAAAGTTAAAAATACACAACAAAGAGCTTTATTGTAGTATCACGTCAAACGCCACAAATAAAACAAGCCTAGGACTAGTATACACCAAATTCAaagatatatttataaatacgGTAGTTAATATAAAAGTTCAGGCGTCTAGAAAACTACAAATTGAACTAAACGCTTTCCCTTCGAACAAAAATACCATAAACAAAGACTGCTTCCTAGCGATATATCGACAAAAAGTAAACGATCTCATGTCAGAAGGCTTTGCTATTCTGGCCACCGATGCCTCTCCGATGGAAAACTCAACGGGTTGCTCAGTGTGCAATATTTCTACCAAAGAAAACTTCGCTTACAAGATTGCAAATAAAGTTTCCTCACTCACAGGAGAGTTACATGCAATTGAAAAAGCTGTAGACATAATTATTGAAGACGGCATTTGTAAATCTGCGATCTTCACTGATAGCAAAAATGCCTGTCTACTATTAGGCAATAACACTCAACACAACTACCTTATAAACGAAATCCTAAGGAAGATAAACAATTCTATGATCTCAAAACTTTCTCTAATATGGACACCATCTCATGTGGGTATTCCACCAAATGAATTGGCTGATCATTTCGCAAGGCATGCTGCTGATGCTGGCTGCTTAATAGAGTCTAAGCACTCTGTAAAGGATgcacaaaataaaatcaaaaacctGCTATGGAATGAATAGGTTGATAACTACAAGACGGAAATCACAAACAAATACACGTTTTTCAGTCATTTTTATTCAGAACCGCCTTCCAAACCATGGTACAAAAACTCAACTCTAGCACCAGAACACatcaaaatcataaataaacttctctCCGGCTACACGTATACCAGGgactttttatacaaaatcaAACTTGCGGACACAAACAATTGCTCCATATGTGGCACAATCGAGAATGCTGAACACCTGATTTTTCAatgcaaaaaatatgaaaatgaaagaaaagATCTCCTAATATTCAGAACTTACAACAACTTACGTGATCTACTCAGGACAAAAAACCAATCcaatataaaacttttaataaaattcataaaagactcgaaaatagaattgtgaaaaaaaaagcaaatcaaAACCAAACATAAATAAACTGTAGAAACTGCCATCGAAGTGACACTATACGTCAGTCACACAACCAGCCCTGGTATATGAATAACCTTATTCAACCAACTACTTGTCCGACGAggaaaacaaaatccaaaaaaaaaaaaaaaaaaaaaatatgaagacATCTTTGATAATTcacaatgattttgtttatttgcagtgcgcagtcattgcactcaattgcgcagtcaagtgactcaatttcattttggaaaacgagaataaccgtacaaatcagtcaatttgcattacaaaaaaggtgtagatgtatagatttgtatatgtttttttcaacatttggcgtttcatcaagagaacaaaggaaaagaaaacaaattaaaatatcagtcatttgcagacgaaaaagtgccatctacggtgtgcagacaaagtaCAGCACTGTGAATTCACATAAGATGTCCGTTAGAGGACATCTTATGTGATGTCCATTAGAGGAATGTGCGtgcgtacacccaaagaaaaaacgcTTTCCTcccgaacgaaattttagacaaaggaaATTCTCCTTTCTTATAAAGGATTTTCTTTAGGAGCAAAtaaaggtgtgtactatgttcggttttcgagttgaaaaccacattATTTTCgctattacttttccttaaataatcaaaattatagatgaaaacaaacttattcctgtaaagtcttgtcgaaatctagaggaacaagaaaatgcgcatcaattgaattaatttatctgGTATATATTGAACTGCTTTAATAAAGtaactatgaaaatttcaacgcgaaaagcgaacatagtacttacctttaaacCGAATTTATAATAAGCTATTTAACGATTACCTTTAAtcttttttgtttgctgttaaagaaaaatttttaacgtcaaaagaaaactttgcttgtccaaaatttcgttcctcagaaaagaaaactgttCTTTCAGTATATGTGTAGCTGCTGCCTATAAAAGTAGAGCTTCGTTGCCTAGCAAGAGCAGTGGGTGCGTGCCAGTCGGGTAAGAGGTTTTGAGTGGCATTGAACTTAGCCATTGATTCATATAGAGAATTTAAGTTCCACGCGACTCATTTAGAGGAGTTAAGATACCGTTGGTTCATTTACTTACATTTCATACTGAGTTTCATCCCGCACAGAAAaatagtaaactgttttataggaagcatGAACTACCTTGAGCGAAAATTGAACCAAATTGTacaccacattttgagatttctacaaaatgttgttaaacccataaaaatttaatgctatggtgtatttataccctgcgccacactgtggaacagggtattataagttagtggatatgtttgtaacacccagaaggagacgagatagacacatggtgtctttggcaataatgctcaggctgGGTCcccgagtcgatataaccatgtccgtctgtccgtccgtctgtctgtgaatacatttttgtgatcaaagtctaggtcgcaatttaagtccaatcgccttcaaatttggaacatgttcctgttttgggtcagaatagaatcctattgattttggaagaaatcggttcagatgtagatataggtatcgtccgatatgcacttacatggacacagaagccagagttttatcccgattagcttgaaattttgcaccaggagtacaattgctgtatagtcatgtgtgccaaatttgatttaaatcggttcagatttagatatagcttccatatatttttctcccgatatggacttatatggccccagaagccagagttttggcccaatttgcttgaaattttgcactaggagtacaattagtaatatagtcatgtgtgccaaatttgattgaaatcagtttagatttagatatagtacccatatatatgtttttctgatttcgacaaaaattgtcaaaataccaacattttccttgttaaatcgccactgcttattcgaaaagttgtaaaactgactctaattttcctaaacttctaatacatatatatcgagcgataaatcataaataaacttttgcgaagtctccttaaaattgcttcagatttaaatgtttctcatatttttttactaaaattgtgttccacccttgtgcattagccaaattcaattttgagcCTATCGATTTTgtgaaagtctatcaaattctgtccaaatcgagtgatatttaaatgtatgtatttgggacaaacctttatatatagcacccaacacatttgacggatgtgatgcagggtataatatagtcggccccgcccgactttagattttccttacttgtttttaactgcaattcacaaaattacaccctctcatagaagaaaaaataaagaaaaaatcattggcgccaaatcatgaccgttTTAAccctacagtagttcattcttactatttttgggaattgtgcgaaaattttcttctgctttagttcatattcaacttatgtgtacggtcattgaactctaTAGTCACGTTTagtacataaaatatttgagacatactttacATACTTTAGTTTATGACTTTTGTTATTTCAGAACTCTGTATCTTACCTGCTTTCAAATATGATAGGTTATAACTACCTGTAGTAATTAGTACAGGAAGTGATAAACCATGCTGTGGCTCACACTTGGAGCAAAacactttaaattttaaaaagtcagagaattaaatgaaattatacgAAATagctaaaataaatatttaccaagtaattatttttaaataatacaaatatatgATCATTTCTTAATTCATATACATATTAACCATTAAATGCACAAGAAcaccgaaaaaatatataatatgcaaaatggtaaaaaaacgAACATCCAGATTGTTATCAGATTGCATATAAGAGCTATAGATTTTCCGGAGAGACATATCCTTTTAAACTGCGctatgatgttttaaatgcaacaaaCATGATTTCGTagaattccgtcaaaatttgaAGACATAAGGATTTTTTATGGTTGGTATGGTAtgcatcttaaaagatacagtgcgcattttaGGGTTAAAA
It includes:
- the LOC142231462 gene encoding uncharacterized protein LOC142231462 — protein: MSEGFAILATDASPMENSTGCSVCNISTKENFAYKIANKVSSLTGELHAIEKAVDIIIEDGICKSAIFTDSKNACLLLGNNTQHNYLINEILRKINNSMISKLSLIWTPSHVGIPPNELADHFARHAADAGCLIESKHSVKDAQNKIKNLLWNE